AACCCGCGGCAATAGATGCAATACTGCTACTTCCACTTGTCTGTGTTGAAAAGCCAGTGCGACTGGGAAAAAGACACTCGAAATCTAAGAGAAAGAGCGGGACAAGAAGGGGAGAGGCAGTGAAACTCGATAACTCCCATCCCCCCACAGAGGATAGACGCACAAAAGCCGACAAAagcaagaaaaaagaaaggaaagtGGATAGAAGAAAGAGTAAATTCTGgtgggaaaaaaaagaaagtacaCAGAAGACGCTGTATAGATCTAATCTGACCCATGGGAAATGAAAAAGGAAGAATCGAGAAAAACATAAACAACTGGGAATTGGGAATTGGGAAAACCAGGGACAAACCACAACACCAATACAAACCAAATGGCAAGATACAAGCGCAGGAAGCACGCAGCGGGAAATGCCCAAAAAGCCCAAAAAGCCCAAAAGCCCAAAGACCAAAAGTACAAAGTCTAAAAGCACTGAGCAATGAGCAATGAGCAaagcaaaacaaaacaaaacaaaacaaactCAGATACCCGGGAGGGAaaggacaaaaaaaaaatttctatccagagaaaaggaaaaaaaaaactatataAAGATCTCGGATTTTAGAAAACAAGAGTATTTGATCCTTACCTTCCTatacagaagaaaaaaagaaccaTCGAGTTTTATAACTAGAAACAAATAACCCTTACATTCGCTTAATACTAATCAGAAATGCAATTCTCTACTGTCGCTTCCGTTGCTGCTGTCGCCGCTGTCGCTTCCGCTCAAGCTAACGTTACCACCGCTACTGCTACTCAACACACCACCACTTTGGTTACCATCACTGACTGTGAAGAACACATCTGTTCCGAAAAGGTCTCCCCAGCTTGGGTTTCTACTGCCACCGTTACTGTCAACGACGTCGTTACTTTGACCACCACCTGGTGCCCAATTGAAACCACTGTTCACAACACCACCAAGCCAGCTCCAGCTCCAACCACCGCTAAGCCAGCTCCAGCTCCATCTTCTGCTAAGCCAGCTCCAGCTCCAGCTCCAAAGCCAGTTACCAACTCTACTGTCAAGCCAGCTCCAGCTCCATCTTCTGCTAAGCCAGCTCCAGCTCCATCTTCTGCTAAGCCAGCTCCAGCTCCATCTTCTGCTAAGCCAGCTCCAGCTCCATCTTCTGCTAAGCCAGCTCCAGCTCCATCTTCTGCTAAGCCAGCTCCATCTTCCAAGGCTGACActaccaccaccaccaagTTCGTTCAAACCACCACTttgacttcttcttccaaggCTGCTCCATCTACCCACGCTGTCTCCTCTTACACTGGTGCTGCCGCTAAGGCTCTACCAGCTGCTGGTGCTTTGATTGCCGGTGCTGCCgctttgttgttgtaagcaacttaaaataaaaaatttctttttgataaattcttttttaaCCCTTTCCCAActttaatatcaaaatctgtattttgattttttacACCCCACATTTTGATTCAATAATTCTATGGTATAcagaaaaaacaacaaaaaagtaaaaagaATATCGCTTCTTTTTTACAGTTCGTTTTGATccatttatattttgaatcgtttttattattcatCACGATCTTAATAtctaaattttttattttacgGCTGTCGCATTCATTATGGTTTTTATTACTCtaatataaagaaaaaatattctgttattaatgataaactgttttctttttcaacaCTTTTGAGATCCATTTCTCACGAAGTGGATCTGAATTACAATTTCTAAAAGAAATGTAGAAAAAAGTGATTTACTGATCTTTCCAATCTGCTTTATTGAACTTCCACGATTATTCTAAATCCAATTTAGAGTTGTTAAGGCTTCTAACTTTTATTGGTGTcccttcttcttttggttgcttattttcttttctttcctgTCACCTATTTTCTCTTTCGAAGAACTCTATGcttttttaatttaataAAGGAAACACTTACACACACTACTTTCgaaaatttttctattatcCGGgggttttttttataaagaGAAAAGTTGTAACATTACATTACTAGGGTTTCTGATAGACATAGATGACATGGAAATTTTTGAGAAAAGACATTCTAAAAAAATGGATTGCTGCAAAGGGGACAAGGTGTGCACTATAAAGTTAACCTTTACTCAAGCGACtctattttgaattttaaaTAGTCTTCGATATTCATTCAGAATGAATTGATTGATCTAAGtaaatcttttttttacatAAAGTTTTATCATGgataattgatattttgtttctttgtatTATCGAAGACTATTAAAATGTTATGTGAATAGTTTCAATCAAGTTCTTAATGAGAAGGGAGTAATAATACTACCCTTGTCTATATCATTTATACTTTCGCAAATAAATACCCTATGTTCttaaaataacaaaaacaattctACTACATCCCatattttttctattcCAATAACATAACGAAAAACCTTATGTTACCATAAAAAATGGTGCTAGCTTTAAGAGCTTAGTGAGCTTATAGTTCCATCCCAAGGGTATATATGGCTTTACTAACTTTGCTATATTCAGCCACAGGCAATGGTTCTCAAATTGCTCACGGGGTTTAGTCTCTAATACCCATTGAACACCTTTTTAACTATGGCGAGCTcagggaaaaaaaagagaaaccAGCGAAGGAAGAGATGacatagaaaaaaattaataatggGAAAGACAATTCACAATGGCATATGCTGGTTACGTTCTTATACATAGAATGCCTTAAAGCATATTGttaaattattatctaGCTTTTCTCTAGAATAATACCCTCAAAAAACAATCGTACTAAAACTACTTCGACTCATCATAGACTGTACTTGTATGCCATCAGCTGTTAATTCCacctgaaaaaaaaaaatccatCAAACTAGGTTACGAGGCATATCATATAGAAGGTTAAGAGAATAAAACTCCGGGGAATTTACTAAGTCTACACATTCTAGTTATTGTATTTCAGTCGTTTTCAAACTGATAATAATTTTCCATATCTTTCTGTTCATCATATTTGTTGACATTACCATTTTTTAAGGATAGTTCTATTTATTAAGGCACTAGTGCTCGTTGTAAAGAAACTCATTCATAGAATACAACATGAGCGTAACATCTGGCAGTGCTCTATCGCCTGAACAGTTTGACCCCAATATCCCAGAGATATTACCACATGAAAAAATGTACAGAATACAAGTGGGTAAGCAGCTCTTTAAGATTAGTGGTGCGTCCTTGAATTCGGATGGACCAAGTTTTTTCACCAACTACTTTCTGAAAAGGACAAACAGAGCAACctctaataataacaatgCAGGTAACAACGCAAATAACGCCGCAGctaacaataacaatgcCTTCTCCCCATCCTCTGTAAACAGCACCAACAGTCCTCCATCTGGCGGTAGTTACCACGGCTCAGACAATGAAGTGCTATTTATTGACAGATCAGCCGACATATTCGAACTCATATATCAGCACCTACAGGGTTACTTCATCGAAATCCAAGACGAAGTTCAATACACGATGCTCTTTGCAGACGCCATGTACTACAACCTACCTAGACTAAAAGCCATTTTAAAGGACTGTGACTATTACTATACCAATATCGGTGGTAAGTCATACAAGCTTGCCAAAAGTTTGTTCAAAAGAGAAGGTGATTCACCTAACTATTTCGAAATCACATCTGGAACTCTGTACattgatgttgaagaactAATTCTGACTAGAAAACTTCTCAGACCGCCTCCACATTCAGCTCCATATGTAGCTAGGTCAAACGTCCTTTTTGAAGATCTTCTAATTCTTCTTGGTGGTGGTTCCATCAATTTAGATGATGATAGACGGAGTTCTCTAATAAGAGAGTGCAAGTTCTACAGATTCTTGAATTTGGAACAACGCTTAGTCAAATGCAGCATCAATTACAATCCCCtaacaagaaaagaagaaatatgcTTGCATCTCAAAGATGTCTCCAGAAAGGGCCTTGTTATATCACAGACAACAAAAAGAGACCTTTCATATTTGTTTCAACCTGCTACTGTTATGAACCAAAATAACGAACATGTACCCTCATTAATGCAGTCACAATTTGACCAAGCAGGTCTTGACTTTTCTCAAAATTCTGGAGGTATGGATCCTAGGGTCAAAAGACAAAAACTCTATGAACAACAGGTTGGTAGCTGGGATATTGTTGGCTACAAGAGACCCTACTTGGATAAATATTCTAGGGAGTTTATCTTTCAAGTTGACTCTAGAGAAGCTATCTTAATATTCAACAGGGATACAAAGCGAGTTCATATCGACTTCATTGATCAGACGGcaaaaaatttcttcaacCTATTCTACAAGGAGCTACTGAATAGCCCCGATTGTGGTATTGATCTAAACCATTATAAATGCAAATTGGCACCTTCCTTTTACGACATGAATATGATGTCACCTGTTGAATCTAATAATTCAAACTACAAGCCAAATCCACATCCCGACCTTGTATTACCTGCACTTTTAACTCTCGGTGATCTTTCTATCGATGGGGTTAGGTACCCTCGAGTTGCATCTTTGATAGATGAACCAAGAATTGCTTCAAAGCAAATTCCTAATCTTGATGTTAGACCAAAAGGCTCGGAATACTCTCCTAATGAATTCTCACAAGGGTTCCAACTTTTCCTACACAAATCTTTATGGAAAATCGGTGTGACTAACGGAAGAATAATCCTTTTGTTGCTAAAGGCTGATAGTATTACGGGAACATCTGAATACTGTAAGAGTCTCTCGTACATATAATGCATCGATATTCAAACGAGCAAACAAAACCGAGCATTAGCGAACTAAAATTCTTCGAATTCATATCCATTTGATCTTGccatttttcatttcagaTTACCTTAAACCTAATGAGTACATGAAGCGTTTACCTGTCCCAATTCTAATTTATGAATAGACACAATTGGTGACAAAACTTGTTTACAGtagtatatattttatattttttttattttagttCAACTTTAATATTAGTTTTTAATAAGTTTTCTCCTTTTATTTTGACAGCATCTTTATTGCTCCCAATACTTAACTATCTGATGGACTAACATTTAcataattattattaatttgtAAAACTTAACTAAGGGTTCAACAGCCTTAATTCCGTCGGCCcgtttcttttgaaaaattaatgaatttCAATGAACTCATCGCTCATCTGTGATCTATAAGAGCACCCACCTTACATAAATACCTCAATTAGCTTAACTCAATTGTAGATTAGAGCAAATATTACAATCGGGCAGTCTATGGCTATCGATGCCTTTTGAGAAATTACCCCAGGAAGTGGTTCAGAAGATACTATCGAATGTATCGCAAGATGACAAAGTTGCATTGACCTATGTATCCAGGAATGCATACTTTCATGGTATAAGGTCGCTTTACAGGAACATATACTTGGCTAACACGTCCTATATACCGAGTGACTACGACGGCTCGCTTGGCACACATTATTGGTCTACATTATGCTGCAACTATAGGAACATATCAACAGATTTCGAGTCTCTAGACCTGGCAGAACTGGGCAATCTCTTCAAAGGAAGTGAAAGGGCAATGTACAAGTTTAATTGTCTTATAAGGTCAATAGAGGAGAGGCCTGGTAAACTATGCCCTCTAATTGAAAGTGTGCATTGCACCTGGCATTTAGATCCTAAATTACTCGAGAGATTCATTTATCTGCTAACAAGACATGGTCATAATCTTAAAAGTTTTGATAACTTCATCGGTGGAGAGATAAACGACCAATTAACCAGTATTTATGGACAACTACAAACCCTTACGATGACTGCATCAAGTAGAACACCTGCTGATCCTCCTACTATTCAATTCGTTGATAGCCTCGACAAATTTTGCAAACAGTACAGCTGGGAAAATTTGAATACACTAAATATACATATGGATCTGCGCAACTATTTCCATAACCTAGACAAACCATtaaaaattagaaatttGACTTTGAATTTAAGAAAAGATATGCTTTTAGGAGAAGATTATAACCGAGGTAGGCTGCCATATCACAAAATCTTAGATAAGAATGAACTTAGAGAACTAGAAGTACTATCTTGGATCGAACCCAAAGATATGAATTTCGACATGTATCAACTGTGGGGATTATACGAATTCCTGGAGTTTCATAACATCGAAGAGTTATCACTGCTTTCTTTAACAGAcaatcatttttttattactgAAGCAGTGAGCCATTGGCATCACTTAAGAAGATTAAAGCTTGACTACATGTTCGAACTAACCATGGAAAATGAATTCCTAGACCTCCTTGCATCTTCCCCATGTGCCAAGACTCTTGAATACATTGATTTTAGAATTAATCAATTCGAAGGGGTACCTATATCAGTTGCAGTTGGATTACAACCCAAATTCGAATTGACATTGATGTGCAAATGTGATTTTTGCAAAGGAGTATACGAAGacataataataaagaagTACTTCCCCACTGTTGCATCTTTAAGAAAACCCTCATACAAAGAACTTGAGctaaacaaaatattttatcaaatgatTAAAGTATACCCCATAATACCGCATGCCCATTATTGTGATGTATATCCAGCTATGGGATTCAGATATTATTCTTTACATGACCATGCAAATATTCAGAATAGAATGAGACaggatgatgaaaatatgAAACGTTTGCCTTTACTGTCGGGTGATgatatcaagaaattgtaTCATTACTATTTACACTCAATGAAAAGAACCTACgattattttatattacGTTTCCAAAACTTGAGATACTTGACGATTAACGACTTACCCACAACTATAGTCCAGATGGATGAACATCAAAGATGCAATATACCTATCTTTCACGCCACAGGATACGAAAGCAATCAGCTCTATGAATTAGTAGATGCTGAGTCCTTATTTAGTTAAGCAATGTCGCTTAAATACACACATTTTATGACTAA
This window of the Nakaseomyces glabratus chromosome L, complete sequence genome carries:
- a CDS encoding uncharacterized protein (CAGL0L06424g~Putative adhesin-like cell wall protein; predicted GPI-anchor) — encoded protein: MQFSTVASVAAVAAVASAQANVTTATATQHTTTLVTITDCEEHICSEKVSPAWVSTATVTVNDVVTLTTTWCPIETTVHNTTKPAPAPTTAKPAPAPSSAKPAPAPAPKPVTNSTVKPAPAPSSAKPAPAPSSAKPAPAPSSAKPAPAPSSAKPAPAPSSAKPAPSSKADTTTTTKFVQTTTLTSSSKAAPSTHAVSSYTGAAAKALPAAGALIAGAAALLL
- the MRX16 gene encoding Mrx16p (CAGL0L06446g~Ortholog(s) have mitochondrion, nucleus localization), which gives rise to MSVTSGSALSPEQFDPNIPEILPHEKMYRIQVGKQLFKISGASLNSDGPSFFTNYFLKRTNRATSNNNNAGNNANNAAANNNNAFSPSSVNSTNSPPSGGSYHGSDNEVLFIDRSADIFELIYQHLQGYFIEIQDEVQYTMLFADAMYYNLPRLKAILKDCDYYYTNIGGKSYKLAKSLFKREGDSPNYFEITSGTLYIDVEELILTRKLLRPPPHSAPYVARSNVLFEDLLILLGGGSINLDDDRRSSLIRECKFYRFLNLEQRLVKCSINYNPLTRKEEICLHLKDVSRKGLVISQTTKRDLSYLFQPATVMNQNNEHVPSLMQSQFDQAGLDFSQNSGGMDPRVKRQKLYEQQVGSWDIVGYKRPYLDKYSREFIFQVDSREAILIFNRDTKRVHIDFIDQTAKNFFNLFYKELLNSPDCGIDLNHYKCKLAPSFYDMNMMSPVESNNSNYKPNPHPDLVLPALLTLGDLSIDGVRYPRVASLIDEPRIASKQIPNLDVRPKGSEYSPNEFSQGFQLFLHKSLWKIGVTNGRIILLLLKADSITGTSEYCKSLSYI
- a CDS encoding uncharacterized protein (CAGL0L06468g~Ortholog(s) have role in SCF-dependent proteasomal ubiquitin-dependent protein catabolic process and SCF ubiquitin ligase complex localization) is translated as MPFEKLPQEVVQKILSNVSQDDKVALTYVSRNAYFHGIRSLYRNIYLANTSYIPSDYDGSLGTHYWSTLCCNYRNISTDFESLDLAELGNLFKGSERAMYKFNCLIRSIEERPGKLCPLIESVHCTWHLDPKLLERFIYLLTRHGHNLKSFDNFIGGEINDQLTSIYGQLQTLTMTASSRTPADPPTIQFVDSLDKFCKQYSWENLNTLNIHMDLRNYFHNLDKPLKIRNLTLNLRKDMLLGEDYNRGRLPYHKILDKNELRELEVLSWIEPKDMNFDMYQLWGLYEFLEFHNIEELSLLSLTDNHFFITEAVSHWHHLRRLKLDYMFELTMENEFLDLLASSPCAKTLEYIDFRINQFEGVPISVAVGLQPKFELTLMCKCDFCKGVYEDIIIKKYFPTVASLRKPSYKELELNKIFYQMIKVYPIIPHAHYCDVYPAMGFRYYSLHDHANIQNRMRQDDENMKRLPLLSGDDIKKLYHYYLHSMKRTYDYFILRFQNLRYLTINDLPTTIVQMDEHQRCNIPIFHATGYESNQLYELVDAESLFS